The following proteins come from a genomic window of Polaribacter dokdonensis:
- a CDS encoding SusC/RagA family TonB-linked outer membrane protein, which yields MKLKLKLTLLFVLLVSFCNYAQEAYTLKGKVTTEVDNEILPGVSIVVQGSTVGTETDFDGNYSIKVKQGDVLAFSYLGYATKTITITNQKTLNVTLAEDSSALDEVVVVGYGSRKRSQITGAVAKIGGGEVAAVQAVRVDDALAGKLAGVLIQNQDGSPGAAPKIQIRAASSISGASNPLIVVDGYPISGGLETVNPNDIKSLEILKDAASAAIYGSRGANGVVLVTTKKGSSGKTTFSYNAYTSISNKYRENILMSGPEWAAHSRAQIAAGNWTSTVNLVDPAFLEYRLSAYENSPGAISPEDWLFQTGSTTAHDFSMSGGNEGTKYYASVGYQDAEGVVQTQGFERLNARLNVDATLGDKFKAGISFNGFVSKRDILGHDMRDLLRAYGVHSIYHTAESIAFVQQLDQQAQALGLAAFDNGYRGSTYEASSIYDLEPGMAAQDWHYGRANNGIGGSGDAGPAAKLDNVESWQKTFFGNVNTYLQYNILEGLNIKTVLGGDMRDTQTYSHRLLGFDSRARDSQTFMDQADLKISTVLSETTLNFARTIGKHDISAVVGVEFQNTKFVGTRLDGANVPDEAVLNYNLFDPADITVTERDETRVRESVFGRVNYSFDDRFLLTASLRRDGDSRFGANNRYETFPAVSVGWNLHNESFLQDNETLSRLKLRFSTGSLGTTSFLGSYDSLSLLDPSATIYGTGYLIPSNSANPDLTWQTNTETNFGVDLGFFNNRFTVGLDYYTSDIEDILINQAQSEVLGNPTSILNVGDVRSSGFEFEFSGNLVNQADFSWNASANLSTVNTEITDLGGLDELPQQIFGQSGRGPVFRNYVGGGIGEMWGLETIGEVEMEYLADGSRHPNNQSGESYVVDQNGDGIIDRTRTVEDGGDLVKIGQNTPDFYWGMSQNFRYKKFDMSFQLQGSHGAEVYNIDPLYYGSQWGGRLDYARLDANGDGIADHNGEYYERNRNQTDAMIQDASYVALRNLTIGYTMDEVASRIGLNSIRLYGAATNLLYIMASDYTSYNPEGVNTTDPTVYGAQVGASPIVRSFTIGLNVKF from the coding sequence ATGAAACTAAAACTGAAATTAACATTACTATTTGTATTGTTAGTAAGCTTTTGCAATTACGCACAAGAAGCTTACACTCTTAAAGGTAAAGTAACTACAGAAGTAGACAATGAAATTTTACCAGGAGTTTCTATTGTTGTTCAAGGAAGCACAGTAGGAACCGAAACTGATTTTGATGGTAACTATTCTATCAAAGTTAAGCAAGGTGATGTGTTGGCATTTTCTTATTTAGGTTATGCTACCAAAACCATAACTATTACTAATCAAAAAACATTAAACGTAACTTTAGCTGAAGATTCAAGTGCTTTAGATGAAGTTGTTGTTGTTGGTTATGGTAGTAGAAAAAGATCTCAGATAACTGGAGCTGTTGCCAAAATTGGTGGTGGTGAAGTTGCAGCTGTACAAGCGGTTCGTGTGGACGACGCTTTAGCTGGTAAATTAGCTGGGGTATTAATTCAGAATCAAGATGGTTCTCCAGGTGCTGCTCCAAAAATTCAAATTAGAGCTGCATCATCAATTTCAGGGGCTTCTAACCCTTTGATTGTTGTAGATGGATACCCTATTTCTGGTGGTTTAGAAACTGTTAACCCAAATGACATTAAAAGTTTAGAGATCTTAAAAGATGCAGCTTCTGCAGCTATTTATGGTTCTAGGGGTGCAAATGGTGTTGTATTAGTTACTACTAAAAAGGGTTCTTCAGGTAAGACTACTTTTAGCTATAATGCTTACACAAGTATTTCAAATAAATACAGAGAAAATATTTTAATGTCTGGTCCTGAATGGGCTGCACATTCAAGAGCTCAAATTGCAGCTGGTAATTGGACAAGTACAGTTAACTTAGTAGACCCTGCATTTTTAGAGTACAGATTAAGTGCATATGAAAATTCTCCTGGAGCAATTAGTCCAGAAGACTGGTTATTCCAAACAGGTTCTACAACTGCTCACGATTTTAGCATGAGTGGTGGTAATGAAGGTACTAAGTACTATGCATCTGTTGGTTACCAAGATGCAGAAGGTGTTGTACAAACTCAAGGTTTTGAAAGATTAAATGCACGTTTAAATGTTGATGCTACTTTAGGTGATAAATTTAAAGCAGGAATTAGCTTTAATGGTTTTGTATCTAAAAGAGATATTTTAGGACATGACATGAGAGATTTATTAAGAGCATATGGTGTGCACTCAATTTATCATACTGCAGAGTCTATTGCATTTGTACAACAATTAGATCAACAAGCACAAGCTTTAGGTTTAGCTGCTTTTGATAATGGATATAGAGGTTCTACTTACGAAGCAAGTAGTATTTATGATTTAGAGCCAGGAATGGCTGCACAAGATTGGCATTATGGTAGAGCTAACAATGGTATTGGTGGTTCTGGAGATGCAGGTCCTGCAGCAAAGCTTGATAATGTAGAAAGCTGGCAAAAGACATTCTTCGGAAATGTAAATACATATTTACAGTATAACATACTAGAAGGATTAAACATCAAAACTGTTTTAGGTGGAGATATGAGAGATACACAAACTTATTCTCATAGATTATTAGGTTTTGACTCAAGAGCAAGAGATTCTCAAACATTTATGGATCAGGCAGATTTAAAAATTTCTACTGTATTAAGTGAAACTACATTAAACTTTGCTAGAACTATTGGTAAACATGATATATCTGCAGTAGTAGGTGTAGAATTCCAAAATACAAAGTTTGTAGGTACAAGATTAGATGGAGCAAACGTTCCAGATGAAGCTGTATTAAACTATAACTTATTCGATCCAGCAGATATTACAGTAACTGAAAGAGATGAAACAAGAGTAAGAGAAAGTGTATTTGGTAGAGTAAATTATTCTTTCGATGATCGTTTCTTATTAACTGCTTCTTTAAGAAGAGATGGTGACTCTAGATTTGGAGCAAACAATAGATATGAAACATTCCCTGCAGTATCTGTAGGTTGGAATTTACATAATGAATCATTCTTACAAGACAATGAAACTTTAAGTAGATTAAAATTAAGATTTAGTACAGGTTCTTTAGGTACAACATCTTTCTTAGGTTCTTATGATTCATTAAGTTTATTAGATCCTTCTGCAACGATTTATGGAACAGGATACTTAATTCCATCTAACTCTGCTAACCCAGATTTAACATGGCAAACAAATACTGAAACTAACTTTGGTGTAGATTTAGGATTCTTCAACAATCGTTTTACAGTTGGTTTAGATTACTATACATCTGATATTGAAGATATCTTAATTAACCAAGCACAATCAGAAGTATTAGGTAACCCAACTTCTATTCTTAATGTTGGTGATGTAAGAAGTTCAGGTTTCGAATTTGAATTTTCAGGTAACTTAGTTAATCAAGCAGATTTCTCTTGGAATGCGAGTGCAAACTTATCTACTGTAAATACAGAAATTACAGACTTAGGAGGTTTAGATGAATTACCACAACAAATTTTTGGACAAAGTGGTAGAGGACCAGTATTTAGAAACTACGTAGGTGGTGGAATTGGTGAAATGTGGGGATTAGAAACTATTGGTGAAGTAGAAATGGAATACTTAGCTGATGGATCTAGACACCCAAACAATCAAAGTGGTGAGTCTTATGTTGTAGATCAAAATGGAGATGGTATCATTGACAGAACAAGAACTGTTGAAGATGGTGGAGATTTAGTAAAAATCGGTCAGAATACACCAGACTTTTACTGGGGTATGTCTCAGAACTTTAGATACAAGAAATTCGATATGTCTTTCCAATTACAAGGTTCTCATGGTGCAGAAGTGTATAATATAGATCCACTTTACTATGGTTCTCAATGGGGAGGTAGATTAGACTATGCACGTTTAGATGCAAATGGAGATGGTATTGCTGATCATAATGGAGAATATTATGAAAGAAACAGAAACCAAACTGATGCTATGATTCAAGATGCTTCTTATGTTGCATTAAGAAACTTAACAATTGGTTATACAATGGATGAAGTTGCAAGTAGAATCGGTTTAAACTCTATTAGATTATATGGAGCAGCAACTAACTTACTTTACATTATGGCAAGCGATTATACTTCTTATAACCCAGAAGGTGTTAATACTACAGACCCAACAGTTTATGGTGCTCAAGTAGGTGCTAGCCCAATTGTTAGAAGTTTTACAATTGGTTTAAATGTTAAATTTTAA
- a CDS encoding polysaccharide lyase 6 family protein gives MRNSIFTLTLIFLTTFCFAQQEILVSNTTEYNVAIKKATAGTTIVLKNGVWTDVSLEAFGAGTEAQPITIKAEKAGEVILAGNSSIKIYGTYIIVEGLWFKDGNPTKKSIVQFRKNSKEFANNCRFTHNTISYYNPEDTSINSHWVDLWGKNNRVDHNNFTGKTNDGTTLVVWLKGEEHVENNHQIDHNFFGKRPELGTNGGETIRIGTSANSMKSSKTIVENNTFQNCDGEIEIISNKSADNIFRNNLFVESQGTLTLRHGNNALVEDNVFIGNNVKRTGGIRIINEGHIVRNNLLIGLKGDGFRGPIVIMNGVPNSPLNRYNQVKNVNVQNNTIINCGPIALGAGKDDERSLPPINSIFANNLVTNTDGSEVLEISDDISGIKFFKNILDSSASADAAIFQKQTVDWKLLQSIPMPTANNPSLISNYKDNASPEKDIVGYPRKELVAGAFNLGNKRFPKALLIRTGPYWKPVIEVPEVVIKEKEIKVEPGTNTFAKALKKATAKTTMVLTDGIYFIDKTQKIKGDITIKGSAKTIIKANDDLPKALNYFFRVQENATLRLQNLIIDGDNDTKVKYAVVSPDKQLSETYNLFVDNCTFQNFTNTNGGSIYKAYVGTLADTISIRNSTFKDSYRGLNLSYEKNNFAKYNANTILIHNTVFDNIDEFAINYVKTGPLINNSPAKLVISNSVFSNVNNSEKGNIIRLKSIPTVIIKNSVFENSYKIKTPVSLYGKDNIIENSLINLCGKIKVNNGAKSVNLIYRSPKWDDKNLFIPSKKSPLLKSNNDIEDIGLIQTKN, from the coding sequence ATGAGAAATTCAATTTTTACTTTAACCCTTATTTTTCTAACAACTTTCTGTTTTGCTCAACAGGAAATTTTAGTTTCTAATACCACAGAATATAATGTTGCTATTAAAAAGGCAACTGCTGGTACTACTATTGTACTTAAAAATGGTGTTTGGACAGATGTAAGTTTAGAAGCTTTTGGTGCAGGTACAGAAGCACAACCAATTACTATTAAAGCAGAAAAAGCTGGTGAAGTTATTTTAGCTGGTAACTCATCAATTAAAATATATGGTACTTATATTATTGTAGAAGGCCTATGGTTTAAAGATGGTAACCCTACCAAAAAATCAATAGTGCAGTTTCGTAAAAATTCTAAAGAATTTGCCAATAACTGTAGATTTACTCACAACACAATTTCTTATTATAACCCAGAAGATACTAGCATAAATTCTCATTGGGTAGATTTATGGGGAAAAAACAATAGAGTAGATCATAATAATTTTACAGGTAAAACTAATGATGGTACAACTTTAGTTGTATGGCTTAAAGGTGAAGAACATGTTGAGAATAATCATCAAATAGATCATAATTTTTTTGGTAAAAGACCTGAATTAGGTACAAATGGTGGAGAAACAATTAGAATTGGTACAAGTGCTAATTCTATGAAATCATCAAAAACAATTGTAGAAAATAATACCTTTCAAAATTGTGATGGTGAAATAGAAATCATTTCTAACAAATCTGCAGACAATATTTTTAGAAACAACTTATTTGTAGAGAGCCAAGGAACATTAACCTTAAGACATGGAAATAATGCACTTGTAGAAGACAATGTTTTTATTGGTAATAATGTAAAAAGAACAGGTGGAATTCGAATTATAAACGAAGGACATATAGTTAGAAACAACTTGCTAATAGGTTTAAAGGGTGATGGTTTTAGAGGGCCAATTGTTATTATGAATGGAGTGCCAAACTCGCCTTTAAACAGATATAATCAAGTAAAAAATGTAAATGTGCAGAACAATACCATAATTAATTGTGGACCAATTGCACTTGGAGCTGGTAAAGATGATGAAAGAAGCCTACCTCCTATCAATTCAATTTTTGCAAATAATTTAGTAACCAATACAGATGGTAGTGAAGTTTTAGAAATTTCTGATGACATTAGTGGTATTAAATTCTTTAAAAATATTTTAGATTCAAGTGCATCTGCAGATGCTGCAATTTTTCAAAAACAAACTGTAGATTGGAAATTATTGCAGTCAATACCAATGCCAACTGCCAATAATCCAAGTTTAATATCTAATTATAAAGATAATGCAAGCCCTGAAAAAGATATTGTAGGCTATCCAAGAAAAGAATTGGTAGCAGGTGCTTTTAATCTTGGAAACAAAAGATTTCCAAAAGCATTATTAATTAGAACTGGTCCTTATTGGAAACCTGTAATTGAAGTACCAGAAGTTGTTATTAAAGAAAAAGAAATTAAAGTTGAACCTGGTACAAATACTTTTGCAAAAGCGTTAAAAAAAGCGACTGCTAAAACAACAATGGTTTTAACAGATGGTATTTATTTTATAGATAAAACACAGAAAATTAAAGGTGATATTACTATTAAAGGTTCAGCTAAAACCATTATTAAAGCAAATGATGATTTACCTAAAGCCCTAAACTATTTTTTTAGAGTTCAGGAAAATGCCACACTAAGATTACAAAATCTAATTATAGATGGTGATAATGATACCAAAGTAAAATATGCAGTAGTTTCTCCAGACAAACAGTTAAGTGAAACTTATAATTTATTTGTAGATAATTGTACATTTCAAAACTTTACTAATACTAATGGAGGTAGCATTTACAAAGCTTACGTTGGTACTCTAGCTGATACTATTAGCATTAGAAACTCAACATTTAAAGACAGTTATAGAGGCTTAAACTTATCTTATGAAAAAAATAATTTTGCAAAATATAATGCGAACACTATTTTAATACACAATACTGTTTTTGATAATATTGATGAATTTGCGATTAACTATGTAAAAACTGGTCCGTTAATTAATAACAGTCCTGCTAAATTAGTAATAAGCAACTCTGTTTTTAGTAATGTAAACAACAGTGAAAAAGGAAATATTATTCGATTAAAATCAATACCAACTGTAATCATAAAAAACTCAGTTTTTGAAAACAGCTACAAAATTAAAACACCTGTCAGTTTATATGGTAAAGACAATATTATAGAAAATAGTCTTATAAATTTATGTGGTAAAATTAAAGTAAATAATGGAGCAAAAAGTGTGAATCTTATTTATAGAAGTCCAAAATGGGATGATAAAAACTTATTTATACCAAGTAAAAAATCACCTTTATTAAAATCCAATAATGATATAGAAGATATTGGACTTATTCAAACTAAAAACTAA
- a CDS encoding T9SS type B sorting domain-containing protein codes for MKKHCALLFFSFCCLLNFHAQITLSHNVGNTPIKTDWESCDEEEVWARTFTLSEFGINKDEQFIIRSAQVAISNAQLGSGIMISISAIDDNFPISQGKRLSYNFYEETPLIGDTPEIITFNFSTPVVVPSKTTRILVTVEQSNVLQNGVEKILIAGTEEDTDTSWFYGCRQYYTFIETQNLDNPKPKANFFINVTGEKRTITSNVDEIMLSHNVGDDLIQTSMPSCSGGVMSWARTFDLEDFGISTNEEFIINAGDIGITGAGWLANVTYHIYEIDENFPDSFSKDKLIGSSQKKIISAFSWSSTSARIITTDFEQPIVVPADVKKILVEVERGIEYGDGLLFISGTEQETEDSWFNGNCPFNTNNKFEKMSNLTTYGSDINFYITVNGQVKTIFPFEITNDNTCSNFSNNFSLTNQTEVQSVIWDFDDPNSGTNNTSRLIDVNHQFTSAGIYNVTATVTHIDNTTYTIPKEIEIFEAPNINKNVSLKQCDNSDINGFSFFNLNEVKEKIISNADDYTITFFEERSQAATKTLPITNITNYQNEQVSSDTIWARAENINGCYEISEVNLLVSTTEIPVSFLKSYYKCDDGTDNLDGIATFNFSDITNEIINIFPINQQLIITYYRNEVDALAEVNSISDITNYQNTDSPYQQDIFVRVDSQVDNACLGLGAHISLIVEKIPIANPVIIEPECDNDRDGLFAFNTSTIESTIIGNQTNVSVRYFDENNIELPSPLPNPFITASQGVRVIIENSDSNDIDGKCSSETMLNFIVNSVPVANPVAIQEECDSDFDGLYAFDTSNIESTIIGNQTGLIISYFDENGTALPSPLPNPFLTSSQNITVRLENPNYDVCAVESNIQFIVREKPTVTLPTEDIICMSNFSELEIMVDNPNPDYTYTWRDESDKIIGSSYLAKVTKRGIYNVVATSIFGCDSDMQEIEISESSISDLTINDIQVQDDSDNNFIRINTGNIGLGDYEFRLLDNQSNIIYDYQDNPNFENLEGGNYILQINDKNNCGTSNFEISLISFPDFFTPNGDNSNDFWQIKGIQKGFYKEGIISVYNRYGKLITSFTINDLGWDGSYNGKPLNSNSYWFKATLINQQDQIKNRTGNFSLIRN; via the coding sequence ATGAAAAAACATTGTGCCCTTCTATTTTTTTCTTTCTGTTGCCTTTTAAATTTTCATGCACAAATCACTTTATCTCATAATGTTGGTAATACACCCATTAAAACAGATTGGGAATCTTGTGATGAAGAAGAAGTATGGGCTAGAACTTTTACACTTTCAGAATTTGGAATAAATAAAGACGAACAATTTATTATAAGATCTGCACAAGTTGCTATTAGTAATGCACAATTAGGCTCTGGTATCATGATTAGTATTTCTGCTATTGATGATAATTTTCCAATTTCTCAAGGCAAACGTTTAAGTTATAACTTTTATGAAGAAACACCATTAATTGGTGATACTCCAGAAATTATAACTTTTAATTTTAGTACCCCTGTTGTAGTACCTAGTAAAACAACTAGAATTTTGGTGACTGTAGAACAGTCTAATGTATTACAAAATGGTGTAGAAAAAATTCTTATTGCAGGTACTGAGGAAGATACAGACACTTCATGGTTTTATGGCTGCAGACAATATTACACTTTTATAGAAACTCAAAATTTAGACAACCCAAAACCAAAAGCTAATTTCTTTATAAATGTAACTGGAGAAAAAAGAACAATAACCAGCAATGTTGATGAAATAATGCTTTCTCATAATGTAGGTGATGATCTAATTCAAACAAGTATGCCTAGCTGTAGTGGAGGAGTTATGTCTTGGGCACGAACTTTCGATTTAGAAGATTTTGGCATTAGTACAAATGAAGAATTTATCATAAATGCTGGAGATATTGGAATTACAGGTGCAGGTTGGTTAGCCAATGTAACTTATCATATTTATGAAATAGATGAGAACTTTCCAGATTCATTTTCGAAAGACAAATTAATTGGTAGTAGCCAAAAGAAAATTATTAGCGCCTTTTCATGGAGCTCTACAAGCGCAAGAATTATCACCACAGATTTTGAGCAACCCATAGTTGTACCTGCAGATGTAAAAAAAATACTTGTGGAAGTAGAAAGAGGAATAGAGTATGGAGATGGTTTACTCTTTATCTCTGGTACTGAGCAAGAAACTGAAGATTCTTGGTTTAATGGTAATTGTCCTTTTAACACAAATAACAAGTTCGAAAAAATGAGTAATTTAACTACTTATGGTTCAGACATTAATTTTTACATCACAGTAAATGGCCAAGTAAAAACAATTTTCCCATTCGAAATTACAAACGATAATACTTGCTCGAACTTCTCAAATAATTTTAGCTTAACAAATCAAACTGAGGTGCAGTCTGTAATTTGGGATTTTGATGACCCCAATTCTGGCACTAACAACACATCAAGATTAATAGATGTAAATCATCAATTTACATCTGCAGGCATTTATAATGTTACAGCTACTGTTACTCATATAGATAATACTACATATACTATACCTAAAGAAATAGAAATTTTTGAAGCACCTAATATCAATAAAAATGTAAGTCTAAAACAGTGTGATAATTCTGATATTAATGGTTTTAGCTTTTTTAATTTAAATGAAGTAAAAGAAAAAATTATTTCAAATGCTGATGATTATACCATCACCTTTTTTGAAGAAAGATCACAAGCAGCAACAAAAACTTTACCAATTACAAATATTACAAACTATCAAAATGAACAGGTAAGTTCAGATACTATTTGGGCTAGAGCAGAAAACATAAATGGCTGTTATGAAATTAGTGAGGTAAATCTATTAGTTTCTACTACAGAAATTCCCGTAAGTTTTTTAAAGTCTTATTATAAATGTGATGATGGAACAGATAATTTAGATGGAATAGCAACCTTTAATTTTAGTGATATTACTAACGAAATCATTAATATATTTCCAATTAACCAGCAGCTAATTATCACTTATTATAGAAATGAAGTTGATGCATTAGCAGAAGTAAACTCTATCTCAGATATAACCAATTATCAAAATACAGATTCTCCTTATCAACAAGATATTTTTGTTAGAGTAGATAGTCAAGTAGATAATGCGTGTTTGGGTTTAGGTGCACATATTTCATTAATTGTAGAAAAAATACCAATTGCAAATCCTGTAATTATTGAGCCAGAATGTGATAATGATAGAGATGGTTTATTTGCATTTAATACATCAACTATAGAAAGTACAATTATTGGTAATCAAACTAATGTTTCTGTTCGTTATTTTGATGAAAACAATATAGAATTACCAAGTCCTTTACCAAATCCTTTTATTACAGCATCTCAAGGAGTTAGAGTAATAATAGAAAACAGCGATTCAAACGATATTGATGGCAAATGTAGCAGTGAAACCATGCTAAACTTTATTGTAAATTCTGTTCCTGTAGCGAATCCTGTTGCTATTCAAGAAGAATGTGATTCTGATTTTGATGGTCTTTATGCTTTTGACACATCTAATATAGAAAGTACTATTATTGGCAATCAAACAGGTTTAATCATTTCTTATTTTGACGAAAATGGAACAGCCTTACCAAGCCCTTTACCAAATCCATTTCTAACTTCTTCTCAAAACATAACTGTTCGTTTAGAAAACCCAAATTATGACGTTTGTGCTGTAGAGAGTAATATTCAATTTATTGTAAGAGAAAAACCAACAGTTACGTTACCAACTGAAGACATTATTTGCATGTCTAACTTTTCTGAATTAGAAATTATGGTTGATAATCCTAACCCAGATTACACCTATACTTGGAGAGATGAAAGTGATAAAATTATTGGATCTTCATACCTAGCTAAAGTAACTAAAAGAGGTATTTATAATGTTGTTGCTACCTCTATATTTGGCTGTGATTCTGATATGCAAGAAATAGAAATATCAGAATCCTCAATATCTGATCTTACCATCAATGATATACAAGTGCAAGATGATTCAGATAATAATTTCATAAGAATTAATACTGGTAATATAGGTTTAGGCGATTATGAGTTTAGACTTTTAGATAACCAATCTAATATTATTTATGATTATCAAGACAATCCTAATTTCGAAAATTTAGAAGGTGGTAATTACATTTTACAGATTAACGATAAAAATAACTGTGGAACCTCTAATTTTGAAATTTCATTAATTAGTTTTCCAGACTTTTTTACGCCAAATGGAGATAATAGTAATGATTTTTGGCAAATAAAAGGAATTCAAAAAGGGTTTTATAAAGAAGGTATAATTAGTGTATATAATAGATATGGTAAATTAATTACATCATTCACTATTAACGATTTAGGTTGGGATGGCTCTTATAATGGTAAGCCTCTGAATTCAAATTCATATTGGTTTAAAGCTACTTTAATTAACCAACAAGATCAAATAAAGAATAGAACAGGAAATTTTAGTTTGATTAGAAATTAA
- a CDS encoding RagB/SusD family nutrient uptake outer membrane protein: protein MRKIYILLAALFIATACDSDLDQAPPNLASADSLTDFSGVLNAAYYYQLGSVTPLAVMGEFRSDNAVMDEAPYTEFDVFTANLTTMEDQFFGPLYTAMYKSILSANNVIENSTDATEIAEAKFLRALSYYKLVKSFGAVTVNLEASPSLTDTSILARVPAMDVYNNVVIPDLNDAISALSTTITNGRASKFAAQALLGKVYAAMGNYASAASSLGAVVNGASAAGISLEANFSDVFGFANEGNSEIIYATQVSSSIVDEYGFGSDFWNWFVGDDSKADFPVDSDLVAAFDASDATGATDLRRAVTLDAAGTTAIKFPKDGGNGGEHDWIEIRLGDVILLYAEALNENGDTAGALTQLNKIRNRAGLANSTATSQADVRTAILNERRLELAFEGHRWDDLVRTNTVDAEMGTTVNSNYYLFPIPISEILATGGVITQNAGY, encoded by the coding sequence ATGAGAAAAATATATATATTACTAGCTGCGCTGTTTATTGCAACAGCATGTGACTCAGATTTAGATCAAGCACCACCAAATTTAGCAAGTGCGGATTCTTTAACTGACTTTTCAGGAGTATTAAACGCAGCATACTACTATCAATTAGGAAGTGTAACACCATTAGCAGTAATGGGTGAGTTTAGATCAGATAATGCAGTAATGGATGAGGCTCCATATACAGAATTCGATGTTTTTACAGCGAACTTAACAACTATGGAAGACCAATTTTTTGGGCCACTATATACTGCAATGTACAAGTCTATTTTAAGTGCGAACAATGTAATCGAAAATTCTACAGACGCAACAGAAATAGCAGAAGCTAAGTTTTTAAGAGCTTTATCTTATTACAAATTAGTAAAGTCTTTTGGAGCAGTAACTGTGAATTTAGAAGCTTCTCCAAGTTTAACAGATACATCAATTTTAGCTAGAGTTCCAGCTATGGATGTTTACAACAATGTTGTAATTCCAGATTTAAATGATGCTATCTCTGCATTATCAACTACTATTACCAATGGTAGAGCATCTAAATTTGCTGCTCAAGCATTATTAGGTAAAGTATATGCAGCAATGGGTAACTATGCAAGTGCAGCTTCAAGTTTAGGAGCTGTTGTAAATGGAGCTTCAGCTGCTGGTATTAGCTTAGAAGCAAACTTTAGCGATGTTTTTGGATTTGCAAATGAAGGAAATTCAGAGATTATTTACGCTACTCAAGTTTCTAGTTCAATTGTAGACGAATATGGTTTTGGTTCAGATTTCTGGAACTGGTTTGTAGGTGATGACTCTAAAGCAGATTTTCCTGTAGATTCAGATTTGGTTGCAGCTTTTGATGCAAGTGATGCAACAGGTGCTACAGATTTAAGAAGAGCTGTTACTTTAGATGCTGCAGGAACTACAGCTATTAAATTTCCAAAGGATGGTGGAAATGGAGGAGAACATGATTGGATTGAAATTAGATTAGGAGATGTTATCTTATTATATGCAGAAGCTTTAAATGAAAATGGAGATACTGCAGGTGCTTTAACGCAACTTAATAAAATAAGAAACAGAGCAGGTTTAGCAAATTCTACAGCAACTTCACAAGCTGATGTAAGAACTGCTATCTTAAACGAAAGAAGATTAGAGTTAGCCTTTGAAGGTCATAGATGGGATGATTTAGTAAGAACTAATACTGTAGACGCAGAAATGGGTACTACTGTAAATAGTAACTACTACTTATTTCCAATTCCAATTTCTGAAATATTAGCAACTGGTGGTGTTATTACACAAAATGCTGGGTACTAG